From the genome of Chelonia mydas isolate rCheMyd1 chromosome 2, rCheMyd1.pri.v2, whole genome shotgun sequence, one region includes:
- the FAM221A gene encoding protein FAM221A isoform X1, which produces MERLRVQAGGAAAVDEYLEYRRIVGDDDRGKLFTPEQYEEYKRKMLPIRLQNRLYVSWRSPTGMDCKLVGPETLCFCTHRYKQHKTDYEEIPKNRPICVPCRVSRCQCKSYHYVPLNGTQPIRCRCKHFADQHSAAPGFSCNSCSKCSGFHSCFTCGCGQPTYAHETVVETKQERLAQGKPVGQDVPYAAMGGLTGFSSLAEGYMRLDDSGVGAPSAEFLESPSSGMDHPFLKAFQGPSSSAQASSQLTSGGSSAAKQVSNLRSSEEEDMAYFEKQYQERLKKEKAAKQKVKGPLLSKNP; this is translated from the exons ATGGAGCGGCTGCGGGTGCAGGCCGGGGGCGCGGCGGCGGTGGACGAGTACCTGGAGTACCGGAG AATTGTAGGTGATGACGATAGAGGGAAACTCTTTACCCCTGAACAATATGaagaatacaaaagaaaaatgttaccaATACGATTACAGAACAGATTGTATGTGAGCTGGAGATCACCAACTGGGATGGACTGTAAACTTGTGGGCCCGGAGACACTCTGTTTTTGTACCCATAg gtATAAACAACACAAAACAGATTATGAAGAGATTCCAAAAAATCGTCCTATTTGTGTACCCTGTCGTGTGAGCCGTTGCCAGTGCAAATCCTATCACTATGTCCCTCTAAATGGCACTCAGCCCATTCGTTGTAGATGCAAGCACTTTGCTGATCAGCACAGTGCAGCACCTGGATTTTCCTGTAACTCCT GTTCCAAATGTTCAGGATTTCACAGCTGCTTTACCTGTGGATGTGGTCAGCCAACATATGCTCATGAAACGGTTGTGGAAACTAAACAAGAGCGCTTAGCCCAGGGAAAACCTGTGGGGCAGGATGTTCCTTATGCTGCAATGGGAGGATTAACTGGCTTTAGTTCACTGGCCGAAGGCTACATGAGACTTGATGACAGCGGAGTTG GGGCACCCTCTGCTGAATTTCTAGAGTCACCCAGTAGTGGCATGGACCATCCATTTCTAAAAGCATTCCAAGGCCCATCCAGTTCTGCACAAGCCAGCTCACAATTAACGAGTG gTGGCTCTAGTGCAGCAAAGCAAGTTTCTAATTTAAGGAGTTCTGAAGAAGAGGACATGGCTTACTTTGAAAAACAGTACCAGGAACGG CTGAAAAAGGAGAAGGCTGCTAAACAGAAAGTTAAAGGTCCACTGCTATCAAAGAATCCATGA
- the FAM221A gene encoding protein FAM221A isoform X2: protein MLPIRLQNRLYVSWRSPTGMDCKLVGPETLCFCTHRYKQHKTDYEEIPKNRPICVPCRVSRCQCKSYHYVPLNGTQPIRCRCKHFADQHSAAPGFSCNSCSKCSGFHSCFTCGCGQPTYAHETVVETKQERLAQGKPVGQDVPYAAMGGLTGFSSLAEGYMRLDDSGVGAPSAEFLESPSSGMDHPFLKAFQGPSSSAQASSQLTSGGSSAAKQVSNLRSSEEEDMAYFEKQYQERLKKEKAAKQKVKGPLLSKNP, encoded by the exons atgttaccaATACGATTACAGAACAGATTGTATGTGAGCTGGAGATCACCAACTGGGATGGACTGTAAACTTGTGGGCCCGGAGACACTCTGTTTTTGTACCCATAg gtATAAACAACACAAAACAGATTATGAAGAGATTCCAAAAAATCGTCCTATTTGTGTACCCTGTCGTGTGAGCCGTTGCCAGTGCAAATCCTATCACTATGTCCCTCTAAATGGCACTCAGCCCATTCGTTGTAGATGCAAGCACTTTGCTGATCAGCACAGTGCAGCACCTGGATTTTCCTGTAACTCCT GTTCCAAATGTTCAGGATTTCACAGCTGCTTTACCTGTGGATGTGGTCAGCCAACATATGCTCATGAAACGGTTGTGGAAACTAAACAAGAGCGCTTAGCCCAGGGAAAACCTGTGGGGCAGGATGTTCCTTATGCTGCAATGGGAGGATTAACTGGCTTTAGTTCACTGGCCGAAGGCTACATGAGACTTGATGACAGCGGAGTTG GGGCACCCTCTGCTGAATTTCTAGAGTCACCCAGTAGTGGCATGGACCATCCATTTCTAAAAGCATTCCAAGGCCCATCCAGTTCTGCACAAGCCAGCTCACAATTAACGAGTG gTGGCTCTAGTGCAGCAAAGCAAGTTTCTAATTTAAGGAGTTCTGAAGAAGAGGACATGGCTTACTTTGAAAAACAGTACCAGGAACGG CTGAAAAAGGAGAAGGCTGCTAAACAGAAAGTTAAAGGTCCACTGCTATCAAAGAATCCATGA
- the CCDC126 gene encoding coiled-coil domain-containing protein 126, which produces MFLTFSRKNMSQKLSLLLLVFGFIWGLMLLRYTFQHPRHQSSAELREQILDLSKRYVKALAEENKNIMNGGNGASMAGYADLKRTIAVLLDDILQRLVKLENKVDYIVVNGSATNTTNGTSGNLVPVTTSKRVNAASNIR; this is translated from the exons atgtttttaacattttcaagAAAAAACATGTCCCAGAAACTGAGTTTGTTGTTGCTGGTGTTTGGATTCATTTGGGGCTTGATGTTGCTGCGCTATACTTTTCAGCATCCAAGGCACCAAAGCAGTGCTGAATTGCGTGAACAGATACTAGACTTAAGTAAAAGATATGTGAAAGCACTGGCAgaagaaaataagaacataatGAATGGTGGTAATGGAGCCTCCATGGCAGGATATG CTGATCTCAAAAGAACAATTGCTGTTCTTCTGGATGACATCTTACAACGTCTGGTGAAACTGGAAAACAAAGTTGACTACATTGTTGTGAATGGCTCAGCAACAAATACCACCAATGGAACTAGTGGTAATTTGGTGCCAGTAACTACAAGTAAACGTGTAAATGCAGCAAGCAATATTAGATAA